The following are from one region of the Veillonella nakazawae genome:
- a CDS encoding ECF transporter S component — translation MSTKSITGTGLLLAVALLAQSLRLIFPFIPNQVSMFLIGSITSATFVLATWRHGWKNGLVIAWIAPVVAHLQGMLPLPPFILITALGTTAYVFVAHWLQHKPKALLIIVAALVKAGVLFGGYSLFFSLFQFPPKIVNTMLFVSSWPQLVTSSLGIILALLITKRTKN, via the coding sequence ATGTCTACAAAGTCTATTACGGGCACAGGTCTATTGTTGGCCGTAGCCTTATTGGCGCAAAGCTTGCGTCTCATTTTCCCATTTATTCCTAACCAGGTGAGTATGTTCCTCATCGGTTCTATTACATCTGCTACGTTTGTACTAGCCACATGGCGACATGGTTGGAAAAATGGTCTTGTTATTGCTTGGATTGCACCAGTAGTAGCACATTTACAAGGCATGTTGCCGTTGCCACCGTTTATTTTGATTACCGCCCTTGGCACGACAGCCTATGTATTCGTAGCGCACTGGTTACAACATAAACCAAAGGCTTTGCTTATCATCGTGGCGGCCTTGGTAAAAGCAGGTGTTCTCTTTGGAGGATATTCTTTGTTCTTTTCACTATTCCAATTCCCACCAAAGATTGTAAATACTATGTTATTTGTATCTAGTTGGCCTCAATTGGTAACATCTTCTTTGGGCATTATTTTGGCTCTACTTATTACAAAACGTACTAAAAATTAG
- a CDS encoding DASS family sodium-coupled anion symporter, with protein MKLNWKLFAPLVVAIIVWLIGAPEGLSANSWIYVSIFAGLVVGLILEPMPPAFIGIIAVTVSMLFKVGPAPVVDKATGVAKAITDAQAISWGLSGFSNAIVWLIFAAFMIGIGYENSGLGRRIALFLVAKLGKSSLGLGYAIAITDLVLAPFIPSNAARSGGTIYPIVSSICPMFDSYPDKNPRKIGSYLNWVALATTCVSSSIFLTGAAPNPLALELSAKSGIVAANWGTWFLAFLPVGLILFIITPLLTYVFCKPEVKGSPEIAAWAKDEYKKLGSMTRSEIFMALISVLALVLWIGASTFKVNPTTTALIVIILMIFTKIMTWQDFLANKPAWNVLTWFATLVPMAAGLKNVGFLDWLAKSAGGSLVSLDPTMAVLGLLLAFCLLRYFFASGTAYVTAMVGLFATLILQIPGVDPAQVMLILLVPMGIMGILTPYGTGHSPIWFASGYNKGPEFWKLGAIFGIIYLAIFIVVGIPWIQFVMPLLG; from the coding sequence ATGAAGTTGAATTGGAAATTATTCGCACCGCTTGTAGTAGCTATTATTGTATGGCTCATCGGTGCTCCTGAAGGTCTTAGCGCAAATTCTTGGATTTATGTAAGTATTTTCGCTGGCCTCGTGGTAGGGTTGATTTTAGAACCAATGCCACCAGCTTTCATCGGTATCATTGCTGTTACCGTGTCTATGTTGTTTAAGGTTGGTCCTGCCCCTGTGGTAGATAAAGCAACCGGTGTCGCTAAGGCGATTACTGATGCGCAAGCTATCAGCTGGGGCCTTAGTGGTTTCTCTAATGCCATCGTATGGTTGATCTTTGCCGCTTTCATGATTGGTATTGGTTATGAAAACTCTGGCCTTGGTCGTCGTATTGCTTTGTTCCTTGTAGCAAAGCTTGGTAAGTCTTCCTTAGGTCTTGGTTATGCCATTGCTATTACGGACCTTGTGTTGGCTCCATTTATTCCAAGTAATGCGGCTCGTTCTGGTGGTACGATTTATCCAATCGTATCTAGTATTTGTCCGATGTTTGATTCCTATCCAGATAAGAACCCTCGTAAAATTGGTTCTTATTTGAACTGGGTAGCGTTGGCAACTACATGTGTATCTAGCTCTATCTTCTTGACTGGTGCAGCGCCAAATCCATTGGCTCTAGAATTGTCTGCTAAATCTGGTATCGTAGCGGCGAACTGGGGCACATGGTTCCTCGCATTCTTGCCAGTAGGCCTTATCTTGTTCATCATCACTCCATTGTTGACCTATGTATTCTGCAAGCCAGAGGTAAAAGGTTCCCCTGAAATTGCAGCCTGGGCAAAGGATGAGTACAAGAAACTAGGTTCCATGACACGCAGTGAAATCTTCATGGCCTTAATTTCTGTATTGGCTCTTGTGTTGTGGATTGGTGCTTCTACATTCAAAGTAAACCCAACTACAACGGCTTTAATTGTTATTATCTTGATGATTTTCACTAAGATTATGACATGGCAAGACTTCCTTGCTAACAAACCAGCATGGAACGTTTTGACTTGGTTCGCTACACTCGTACCAATGGCTGCTGGCCTTAAAAACGTAGGCTTCTTAGACTGGCTTGCTAAATCTGCAGGTGGTTCTTTAGTTTCTTTAGATCCTACAATGGCAGTTCTTGGTTTATTGTTAGCATTCTGCTTGCTTCGTTACTTCTTTGCTTCCGGCACTGCTTATGTAACAGCTATGGTAGGCTTGTTTGCAACTCTAATTCTTCAAATTCCTGGTGTTGATCCAGCTCAAGTTATGTTAATTCTTTTAGTACCGATGGGTATTATGGGTATCCTTACACCATATGGTACTGGTCACAGCCCAATTTGGTTTGCTAGTGGCTATAACAAAGGTCCTGAATTCTGGAAATTAGGCGCTATCTTTGGGATTATCTATCTTGCGATCTTTATCGTGGTGGGTATTCCATGGATTCAGTTCGTAATGCCACTTTTAGGATAA
- a CDS encoding ABC transporter ATP-binding protein, which translates to MSPLRRFLIESKSQWGWLALLILALITAAIFEVSAPVLLGKVVDAIVSGLQTDQDINTIFTSIDTIILWLIAIYSGHALFTYFGEYVMASIGSKTVLALRTRMSTHLYSLPIEYFHDHQRGDLLSRLTSDLDTVAETIGRGVPGLVSAIIGIIGATAMMLWISPILGASIIGIILVGIVCLTWLSKRARRVYLRNQNALGAFNSGIEEIVVGKPIIQTFSLEDTTTNQAQVLNENLFKSMRSAAFTSQLVEPLVKFLNQFTYCLVAIQGGLMVLRGSISIGDIQAFFLYVGQVSDPLSRSSYIMTKFQETAAALGRIYEVIDTPSEIDNGKLVLSNSKSPINTDTIDSDSSIIANTSNPITHTGTIDFEHVDFGYTPSNVFMRDINIHIPGGSMVAIVGPTGAGKSTLVNLIMRFYDIMKGCITIDGIDIRDVSRESLHNTVGMVLQDAWIFTGTIADNIGYGKPNATRQEIEYVAKLAMADHFIRTLPNGYDTVLKQGGDDLSQGQRQLITIARAFLADPSILILDEATANVDTRTEVEVQKAMNTLLKGRTSIVIAHRLSTIKNADFLLVVENGTIVEQGTHQELIECGGHYKELYANYAAGMSV; encoded by the coding sequence ATGAGCCCATTACGTCGTTTCCTAATCGAATCTAAAAGCCAATGGGGCTGGCTTGCGCTCCTCATCTTAGCACTTATTACTGCGGCTATATTTGAGGTCTCCGCTCCAGTGTTACTTGGTAAAGTGGTAGATGCTATTGTTAGTGGATTACAAACAGATCAAGATATCAATACTATCTTTACCTCTATTGATACAATCATCCTCTGGCTTATTGCCATCTATAGTGGGCATGCCTTATTCACCTACTTTGGGGAATACGTGATGGCCTCTATCGGTTCAAAGACAGTACTCGCTTTACGTACACGCATGAGTACTCATTTATACTCATTGCCTATCGAGTACTTTCACGATCACCAGCGGGGCGATTTATTAAGCCGCCTTACGTCTGATTTAGATACTGTAGCAGAAACAATCGGTAGAGGTGTACCAGGCCTCGTATCCGCCATTATCGGCATTATTGGTGCTACTGCTATGATGCTTTGGATTAGCCCTATATTAGGGGCCTCCATTATCGGTATTATACTGGTCGGCATCGTATGCTTAACGTGGCTATCTAAACGAGCGCGCCGCGTGTACCTTAGAAATCAGAATGCCTTAGGCGCTTTCAATAGTGGCATTGAAGAAATCGTTGTAGGAAAACCAATCATTCAAACCTTTAGCCTAGAAGATACTACGACGAATCAAGCACAGGTGCTGAATGAAAATCTATTTAAAAGTATGCGAAGCGCTGCTTTTACCAGTCAGCTCGTAGAACCTCTTGTAAAATTTCTAAATCAATTCACCTATTGCCTCGTCGCTATTCAAGGGGGCCTCATGGTGTTGCGTGGGTCCATTTCTATCGGTGATATCCAGGCCTTCTTCCTCTATGTAGGACAAGTATCGGATCCTCTATCTCGCAGCTCCTATATCATGACAAAATTTCAAGAAACTGCCGCCGCCCTAGGCCGTATTTATGAAGTCATAGATACACCATCTGAAATCGATAATGGAAAACTCGTGTTATCTAATAGTAAATCCCCTATTAACACAGATACAATTGACTCGGATTCCTCTATAATAGCTAATACCTCGAATCCTATAACGCATACAGGCACTATCGACTTTGAACATGTTGATTTTGGCTATACACCATCCAATGTGTTTATGAGGGATATCAACATTCATATTCCTGGTGGATCCATGGTAGCCATTGTAGGCCCTACAGGTGCTGGTAAATCAACCTTGGTGAACCTCATCATGCGCTTTTACGATATTATGAAAGGCTGCATCACCATTGATGGTATCGACATTCGTGATGTATCTCGTGAAAGCTTACATAATACGGTAGGCATGGTATTGCAAGATGCATGGATTTTCACAGGCACTATTGCTGATAACATCGGCTACGGTAAGCCAAATGCTACTCGTCAGGAAATCGAATATGTAGCAAAGCTAGCCATGGCAGATCACTTTATCCGTACCTTGCCAAATGGTTATGATACAGTGCTCAAACAAGGTGGTGATGACCTATCTCAAGGTCAACGCCAATTGATTACCATCGCTCGTGCCTTCTTGGCAGACCCTAGTATTCTTATCCTCGACGAAGCAACGGCTAACGTAGATACCCGCACCGAGGTGGAGGTTCAAAAAGCCATGAACACCCTTCTCAAAGGTCGAACTAGTATCGTTATCGCCCATCGCTTATCAACAATAAAAAATGCCGATTTCCTACTAGTTGTAGAAAACGGCACCATTGTAGAACAAGGGACACACCAAGAACTGATAGAGTGCGGTGGTCACTATAAAGAACTATACGCAAACTATGCTGCGGGTATGAGCGTATAG
- a CDS encoding ABC transporter ATP-binding protein: MKPFMHYIKPLWFPAAIVSLLSLLTVAGTLYIPTLTATIINDGVLKGDLEMITSSSINMLVVALLTVLSAILGVAMSAHISASVGKVLRDDLVKALQCFSLRDFTHFGTGTILMRTSRDVEKIQSVLGEGLNMILPMPLMICVGLGLTFYKSWQLGLVILAVMACMILTIIFIESRALPIIKAIQLKLDDITDLVRDHIVGMPVIRAFNRRTYENDKEIVIFSESARLNKKLRQTFAIGLPTILILFNMSTVAILWFGGYNVSMGALQVGDIMAVIEYANLILLSMLMAIFVIIDIPEAIVCYARIRELLEHENTDTFPEPYASSITNSMSQSTKHSTNQGSYQNSTAMATATATATATDNTPLLEFRNVTFRYDNAESPALENISFKVYHGETLAIMGDIGSGKSTITNLIPRLFSIESGDILFKGKSIYDWNVDDLRAHIGYVPQKAYLFTGTIDMNVRYGAASGQVLSVEDVENACHLAKADEFINRLDGGYQYTVSQGGTNLSGGQRQRLAMARALVRKPDLFIFDDSFSALDGTTERAVRTALHEELQKDNRPALISVEQKVSAAKKADHILIINRGQVAGYGTHDELATTSTVYQQILASQEVTA; encoded by the coding sequence ATGAAACCATTTATGCATTATATAAAACCCTTATGGTTTCCTGCTGCCATAGTATCGCTTCTTTCCTTACTCACCGTGGCAGGCACATTATATATACCAACATTAACGGCAACCATCATCAATGATGGTGTCCTCAAAGGCGACCTAGAGATGATTACCAGCTCTAGCATAAACATGCTTGTTGTGGCACTACTAACCGTCCTATCCGCTATTCTAGGCGTTGCTATGAGTGCTCATATCTCAGCATCTGTAGGCAAGGTATTGCGTGACGATCTAGTAAAAGCATTACAATGCTTTTCACTCCGTGACTTTACGCACTTTGGTACCGGCACTATATTGATGCGCACAAGCAGGGACGTAGAAAAAATTCAATCTGTTCTCGGAGAAGGTTTAAATATGATCCTCCCTATGCCACTCATGATTTGCGTCGGTCTAGGACTTACCTTCTATAAGAGCTGGCAACTAGGTCTCGTCATCCTTGCCGTTATGGCTTGCATGATACTTACCATTATCTTTATTGAAAGTCGCGCCTTGCCAATTATCAAAGCTATACAATTAAAGCTAGATGATATTACTGATCTAGTCCGAGATCATATCGTAGGTATGCCTGTTATCAGAGCTTTCAATAGGAGAACCTACGAAAACGACAAGGAAATTGTTATTTTTTCAGAGTCCGCCCGACTGAACAAAAAACTGCGCCAAACCTTTGCCATCGGTTTACCGACGATACTCATTCTATTTAATATGAGTACCGTAGCTATTCTCTGGTTCGGCGGCTACAATGTCAGCATGGGCGCCCTACAAGTTGGTGATATCATGGCCGTTATCGAGTATGCAAACCTCATCCTATTGAGCATGCTCATGGCCATATTCGTAATCATCGACATCCCGGAAGCTATCGTGTGCTACGCTCGTATTCGTGAGTTATTAGAACACGAAAATACAGATACTTTCCCTGAACCATATGCTAGTAGTATTACAAATTCAATGTCTCAATCTACTAAGCATTCTACCAATCAAGGAAGCTACCAAAACTCTACGGCTATGGCAACCGCAACCGCAACTGCAACCGCAACCGATAATACCCCACTTTTGGAATTCCGCAACGTTACATTCCGTTACGACAATGCTGAATCCCCTGCGCTTGAAAATATCTCCTTTAAGGTATATCATGGCGAAACTTTAGCGATTATGGGCGATATCGGTTCCGGTAAAAGTACAATCACCAACCTCATCCCTCGCCTCTTCTCTATTGAATCTGGAGATATTCTCTTTAAAGGTAAATCCATTTATGATTGGAATGTAGATGACTTGCGCGCTCATATTGGCTATGTACCGCAAAAGGCTTATTTGTTTACCGGAACTATCGATATGAACGTTCGATATGGAGCCGCATCAGGACAAGTACTGTCTGTAGAAGATGTAGAAAATGCATGCCACTTGGCTAAGGCAGATGAGTTTATCAATCGTCTCGACGGTGGTTACCAGTATACGGTTTCTCAAGGTGGTACCAATCTATCTGGTGGTCAACGGCAACGCCTTGCCATGGCTAGAGCCTTAGTGCGTAAACCTGATTTATTCATATTCGACGATAGCTTTTCCGCCCTAGACGGCACTACAGAACGTGCTGTTCGTACAGCGCTACATGAGGAGTTACAAAAGGACAATCGGCCAGCCCTCATTTCTGTGGAGCAAAAGGTAAGTGCCGCAAAAAAAGCAGACCATATTCTAATCATCAACAGGGGTCAAGTTGCAGGATATGGTACACATGACGAGCTAGCAACTACCTCTACTGTATATCAACAGATTTTAGCATCTCAGGAGGTGACAGCATGA
- a CDS encoding MetQ/NlpA family ABC transporter substrate-binding protein: protein MKFKKLLALGAALVFSVAFIAGCGSNNSDNGAKKELSYSKSQGPYSELFEKGVKPILEKQGYTFKGVDMSDLVQADQVLSDGEVDFNVEQHTAYMKNFNEKQNGHLVALTPIPTVPAGIFSGSKTSLDQVADGDTIAVPNDASNMARAYALLQKIGWIKLDPNKDLATVTQADIIENPKHLKFTEMKSLTIPSVRTDFDYIVITGAIIYNAKIDPKSALANEDVLPQWLLQVVVNEKNKDAQWAKDIVAAYHSQEFKDYMQKNNNGLWFVPKGE from the coding sequence ATGAAATTTAAGAAACTTCTTGCCCTCGGTGCGGCATTAGTATTTAGCGTAGCTTTTATCGCAGGCTGCGGCTCAAACAATAGCGATAATGGTGCTAAAAAAGAATTATCCTATAGTAAGTCTCAAGGTCCTTACTCTGAATTGTTTGAAAAAGGTGTAAAACCAATTTTGGAAAAACAAGGCTATACCTTTAAAGGTGTAGATATGTCTGACTTGGTACAAGCGGACCAAGTGTTGAGCGATGGTGAAGTAGATTTCAACGTTGAACAACATACAGCATATATGAAAAACTTTAATGAAAAGCAAAATGGTCATCTTGTAGCGTTGACTCCAATTCCAACTGTACCAGCAGGTATCTTTAGCGGTTCCAAAACATCTTTAGACCAAGTGGCAGATGGTGATACTATTGCGGTACCAAATGATGCATCTAACATGGCACGTGCCTATGCGTTATTGCAAAAAATCGGTTGGATTAAACTTGATCCAAATAAAGATTTAGCGACAGTAACACAAGCAGACATTATTGAAAACCCTAAACATCTTAAATTTACAGAAATGAAATCCCTTACAATTCCTTCTGTACGTACTGACTTCGATTATATCGTTATTACAGGCGCTATTATCTATAATGCAAAAATTGATCCTAAATCTGCATTGGCAAATGAAGATGTACTACCACAATGGTTACTACAAGTCGTAGTTAACGAGAAAAATAAAGATGCACAATGGGCAAAAGACATCGTAGCAGCTTACCACTCTCAAGAATTCAAAGACTACATGCAGAAAAATAATAACGGACTATGGTTCGTACCAAAAGGTGAATAG
- a CDS encoding methionine ABC transporter permease, whose protein sequence is MDFFMQELGVPGSQLLLAAEQTLYMVFLSLFIGTVLGLIIAVTLVVTNPNGIVKNSIVYTITNTIVNIVRSVPFIILMVFILPLTKMIVGTRVGTTAAIVPLVIFIAPYLARLFENSILEVNKGIIEAAQSMGASHFEVIWHFLLPEAKGSLILSITTGTIGLIGATAMAGAIGAGGVGDLALTYGYERLNFPLMLFTVVILIIFVQIIQTIGNYFARRARRS, encoded by the coding sequence ATGGACTTCTTCATGCAAGAACTTGGTGTTCCAGGTTCGCAGTTATTACTAGCTGCAGAACAAACATTATACATGGTGTTCCTATCTCTATTCATTGGTACCGTACTAGGGCTGATTATCGCAGTGACACTGGTGGTAACAAATCCGAATGGTATTGTTAAAAATAGCATTGTTTACACCATTACAAATACAATTGTTAATATTGTGCGTTCCGTCCCATTTATCATCTTGATGGTGTTTATCTTACCGTTGACTAAGATGATTGTTGGTACTCGGGTTGGTACAACGGCGGCCATCGTACCGCTTGTTATATTCATTGCGCCTTATCTTGCGCGACTCTTTGAAAACTCTATTTTAGAGGTTAATAAAGGCATTATCGAGGCTGCACAATCGATGGGGGCATCCCATTTTGAAGTGATTTGGCATTTCCTTTTACCAGAGGCAAAGGGTTCACTTATCTTATCTATTACGACCGGTACTATTGGTCTAATCGGTGCTACTGCTATGGCTGGTGCTATTGGTGCAGGTGGTGTAGGTGATTTGGCTCTCACCTATGGTTATGAACGGTTGAATTTCCCATTGATGCTATTTACCGTTGTTATTTTAATTATTTTTGTTCAAATTATTCAAACAATAGGTAACTACTTTGCACGTCGTGCGCGTCGTTCCTGA
- a CDS encoding PACE efflux transporter, with protein MSASERVVQSILYELGCILIGCLVMQFVPHDGQPFVLMVIFSLLAMVWNFVFNWIFDKLVPGDRLARGPIIRTIHAVLFEGLFMLATVPIIMYMMQMSFWMAFMTDITMTLVILGYTYVYNWVYDRARLYFVEA; from the coding sequence ATGTCTGCTTCAGAGCGTGTGGTGCAGTCGATTTTATATGAGCTTGGTTGTATTTTAATTGGTTGTTTGGTAATGCAGTTTGTTCCGCATGATGGACAGCCTTTTGTATTGATGGTTATTTTTTCCTTGCTAGCTATGGTTTGGAATTTTGTATTTAACTGGATTTTTGATAAATTAGTACCAGGTGATCGATTAGCACGAGGCCCAATTATCCGCACAATCCATGCCGTATTGTTTGAAGGTCTATTTATGCTTGCTACTGTACCGATTATTATGTACATGATGCAGATGAGCTTTTGGATGGCTTTTATGACGGATATAACGATGACATTGGTTATCTTAGGTTATACGTATGTGTATAATTGGGTATATGATCGAGCGCGTCTATATTTTGTAGAGGCTTAA